Genomic DNA from Deltaproteobacteria bacterium:
TACTCCCTCGCTGCATCCGCAGGATCGCCGATATCGATGTTGCCCTCGAATTTGACACCCTTTGTGAGCTGCCCGTCACGTACATCCAGGCAGGGAATGATCCGTTTACTCAGCATCCCGACCTCCCCACCGGCAGAAATTGGCCAGAATCTGAAGTCCCGGCCTTCCGCTTTTCTCCGGGTGAAATTGAACGGCCACTAGATTCCTGCGGGCTACCGCAGCGCAGACACGCTGTCCATAATCGGTCCAGCCGATAACCCATGTATCATCATTGGGAGACGGATAATAGGAATGGACAAAGTAAAATTCAGATCCTTCGGGAAGCCCCCGAAAGACAGGGTGATCCTTTTGAAAGGCCACACGGTTCCATCCCATGTGGGGAATTTTAAGGGGCATCCCGTCTTGCTGCAGTTCCTTCGGGAATCGCTTAACAGTACCCGGGATAATACCAAGGCATTGTGTGTCATTTTCTTCGCTA
This window encodes:
- the hisH gene encoding imidazole glycerol phosphate synthase subunit HisH, whose protein sequence is MIGIVDYRAGNLTSVARALNYLGVSCQISDDPGILSQASHIIFPGVGAAGEAMANLRQKSLDQWIPEWVEKGKPILGICLGTQVIFEYSEENDTQCLGIIPGTVKRFPKELQQDGMPLKIPHMGWNRVAFQKDHPVFRGLPEGSEFYFVHSYYPSPNDDTWVIGWTDYGQRVCAAVARRNLVAVQFHPEKSGRPGLQILANFCRWGGRDAE